In one Limosilactobacillus oris genomic region, the following are encoded:
- a CDS encoding mucin-binding protein, with protein sequence MNKLRIKGTLTLCSTLALLTLASTNALADPVPTGEAPAQEAVLMGDQQAATVDRQITVINPVSGEKAVVTQTATKTPGPDGADTNIWQVYFPPVYQGYKPSQPFVPVTVVTPETQPSNVEITYRPLKQDDIRTNTFAGIFFKDVNGNRVVPMLCQPVDKKGIVQMPEAPKGWEYINRDQLPDSFICYDYKDPFYVFLVKRPAEQVQTKQVTRKIICHLPGGDKVYTQTVTATKFGKQPWKLPAFPAFNVPTPTGYQPSLPTVQKLIADPDHAPVVVEVTYQAITPTRPVGPDRPANDHQAANSSQDSQPADTPDNTVNVAGEGTTAFPDLKDRLAQLQVPLDQLESNEQRSRPVALPQTGNHSEKSGMLPGLIAVAWTAFSASAAFKKKGNYFK encoded by the coding sequence ATGAATAAACTTAGGATTAAGGGCACGCTCACCCTGTGTTCTACTCTTGCCCTGCTGACACTCGCGTCGACTAATGCGTTAGCAGACCCAGTACCAACGGGAGAAGCGCCAGCACAGGAAGCTGTCCTAATGGGCGACCAGCAGGCAGCCACGGTCGACCGCCAAATAACGGTCATCAACCCGGTCAGCGGCGAAAAAGCTGTCGTTACGCAGACTGCAACTAAGACGCCAGGTCCGGACGGTGCTGACACCAACATTTGGCAGGTATATTTCCCACCGGTCTACCAGGGATATAAGCCATCCCAGCCGTTTGTTCCTGTCACCGTTGTTACGCCGGAAACCCAGCCTAGTAACGTCGAAATTACCTACCGGCCGCTCAAGCAGGATGATATTCGAACCAATACTTTTGCCGGAATATTCTTCAAGGATGTCAATGGTAACCGAGTCGTACCAATGCTTTGTCAGCCGGTCGACAAAAAGGGAATTGTCCAGATGCCCGAGGCTCCTAAGGGTTGGGAATACATCAACCGCGACCAGTTGCCGGACTCTTTCATCTGCTATGATTATAAAGACCCGTTCTACGTCTTCCTGGTAAAAAGGCCAGCAGAGCAGGTCCAAACGAAGCAAGTCACGAGAAAGATTATTTGCCACCTGCCAGGCGGCGATAAAGTCTATACGCAAACCGTCACGGCCACAAAGTTTGGCAAGCAACCGTGGAAGCTACCGGCGTTTCCCGCATTCAATGTCCCAACCCCGACCGGCTACCAGCCCTCGCTGCCAACCGTTCAGAAACTAATCGCTGATCCCGATCATGCACCGGTGGTCGTTGAGGTTACATACCAAGCCATTACGCCGACTAGACCCGTGGGACCAGACCGGCCAGCAAACGATCACCAAGCTGCAAACTCATCTCAGGATAGTCAACCGGCAGATACTCCAGACAATACTGTAAATGTTGCCGGTGAGGGGACCACTGCTTTCCCAGACCTAAAAGACCGCCTGGCTCAGTTGCAAGTACCCCTTGACCAATTAGAAAGCAATGAGCAAAGGAGCCGCCCCGTTGCCCTCCCACA
- a CDS encoding 1-deoxy-D-xylulose-5-phosphate synthase: MNRHPDFLLNEVNEPQDIKGMSLDELKQLASEMRQLVLERDSAIGGHVGPNLGAMELTIAYHYVFNSPHDKVIWDVSHQSYPHKMLTGRKLGFLDPDHYEDISGFTSPEESNHDFFEIGHTSTSIALAVGMAQARDLLKTGSKDNIVAVIGDGSLSGGLAFEGLNNAAKLNSNLIIVVNDNQMSIDENQGGLYQGLKELRDSDGQAANNIFKFMGLDYRYVKDGNDLRAMIEAFKTVKDIDHPIVLHVNTLKGKGYEPAVEAKMAYHWRAPFDLKTGRDKQAANGESYSAAILAELDKQIAAGEPVVAMNAAIPGVFDLKEFQKKHPDRYFDTGIAEQECISSAVAMAVAGARPVVFQNSTFLQRAYDQLIHDMALNDAPVVMIVRGGAIATESATHQGSFDISMISDLPNIEYLAPTNVEELISMLRWAIKQTDQPVVIRQPEKPLLHGRATQDDYSNIQYDIAHQGSEVAIMAVGDFWKLGEDVRAELKAKLNIDATLINPKSVTGIDPEVLHHLAENHDVVVTLEDGNLSGGFGETIDRYYGPKSMKVLNFGAPREFADNVPLDVLYEWYHLTPKQIVDDVEKVLHAL, encoded by the coding sequence ATGAATCGGCATCCAGATTTCTTACTAAACGAAGTGAATGAGCCCCAAGACATCAAGGGAATGTCACTTGATGAATTAAAGCAGCTGGCAAGCGAAATGCGTCAGCTAGTCTTGGAACGGGATTCCGCAATTGGCGGTCACGTCGGGCCCAACCTCGGGGCGATGGAACTGACCATTGCCTACCATTACGTCTTTAATTCTCCTCACGACAAGGTAATCTGGGATGTCTCCCACCAGAGTTACCCGCATAAGATGCTGACGGGGCGCAAGCTCGGCTTCCTTGACCCAGATCATTACGAGGACATTTCTGGTTTTACTTCGCCCGAAGAGAGCAACCATGACTTTTTTGAAATTGGCCACACCTCAACTTCGATTGCATTGGCAGTGGGGATGGCGCAGGCCCGGGACTTGCTGAAAACCGGATCCAAAGATAACATCGTCGCGGTCATTGGCGACGGATCGCTCAGCGGGGGCTTGGCTTTCGAGGGCTTGAACAACGCCGCAAAGCTCAATTCTAACCTCATCATCGTGGTTAACGATAACCAGATGTCGATTGATGAAAACCAGGGCGGCTTGTACCAGGGGCTGAAAGAACTCCGGGACAGCGATGGCCAGGCTGCTAACAATATCTTTAAGTTCATGGGGTTGGACTACCGGTACGTCAAGGACGGTAACGACCTCCGGGCAATGATTGAAGCTTTCAAAACCGTTAAGGACATCGACCACCCAATCGTTCTCCACGTTAATACGCTCAAGGGAAAGGGCTACGAACCAGCCGTAGAAGCCAAAATGGCCTACCATTGGCGGGCACCATTTGACCTTAAAACCGGCCGGGACAAGCAAGCCGCAAATGGCGAGTCTTATAGTGCGGCCATCTTAGCCGAGCTGGATAAGCAAATCGCTGCCGGAGAACCAGTAGTGGCTATGAATGCTGCTATTCCGGGTGTCTTTGATCTCAAAGAATTCCAAAAGAAGCATCCCGACCGCTACTTTGACACGGGAATTGCCGAACAAGAATGTATTAGCTCAGCCGTCGCAATGGCAGTTGCTGGCGCGCGGCCCGTCGTCTTTCAAAACAGCACTTTCCTGCAGCGGGCTTACGACCAGCTAATCCACGACATGGCCCTCAATGATGCGCCCGTCGTGATGATTGTCCGGGGCGGTGCGATTGCGACTGAGTCAGCCACACACCAGGGGTCCTTTGATATCTCAATGATCAGCGACCTGCCGAATATTGAGTACTTGGCACCAACAAACGTGGAAGAGTTGATTTCAATGCTCCGGTGGGCCATCAAGCAGACCGACCAGCCGGTAGTCATTCGCCAGCCAGAAAAGCCGTTACTGCATGGCCGGGCCACGCAGGATGATTACAGCAACATCCAATATGACATTGCACACCAGGGAAGCGAAGTCGCTATTATGGCCGTTGGTGATTTTTGGAAACTAGGGGAGGATGTCCGCGCCGAACTAAAGGCAAAGCTCAACATTGATGCCACGTTGATCAATCCTAAGTCGGTCACGGGGATTGACCCAGAAGTTCTCCACCACCTGGCCGAAAACCACGATGTCGTTGTGACCCTTGAGGACGGCAACCTCAGCGGGGGCTTTGGAGAAACGATTGACCGTTACTACGGACCAAAGTCAATGAAGGTCTTAAACTTCGGTGCCCCACGGGAATTTGCTGATAACGTGCCATTAGACGTCCTGTACGAATGGTACCACCTGACGCCAAAGCAGATCGTCGACGACGTTGAAAAGGTCCTCCACGCCCTTTAA